In Finegoldia magna ATCC 53516, a genomic segment contains:
- a CDS encoding M18 family aminopeptidase: protein MNITKELMSFIDNSPSVFHVIDNFKKTLTENGFTELKFKDNWKIENGKGYFVTNNDSSIIAFKGSSDFDNIRLVGSHSDSPTFRIKPNSIVNKDGFLTLNTEVYGGPILSTWFDRPLSVAGRVVLKSDNPFKPEIKHINVDKNLLIIPNVAIHMNRDVNNGYKFNAQKDTLPLLALSEKDSKISFEEILARNTGINAEDILDFDLFLYDRQKGEFVGENDEFYSVGRIDNLGMAFNSIKSLVDSNVTNTLALAMVFDNEEIGSSTKQGAGSTLLSDCFKKIVEDNDKNFYEVLHNSYLISADQAHSLHPNYTEMADPTNRPLINNGPVIKYAANGAYTSDAVSSSIFKKLCLDKNIPCQEFTNRSDKRGGSTIGPITVSNLDIQSIDIGNAILSMHSVRELGGCKDNEYIYELFKYYYEY, encoded by the coding sequence ATGAACATAACAAAAGAATTAATGAGTTTTATCGATAACAGTCCATCTGTTTTTCACGTTATCGATAATTTCAAAAAAACACTAACAGAAAACGGATTTACTGAATTAAAATTTAAAGATAATTGGAAAATCGAAAATGGCAAAGGATATTTTGTAACAAACAACGATTCATCAATTATAGCTTTTAAAGGAAGTTCTGATTTTGATAATATCAGATTGGTTGGATCTCATTCAGATAGCCCAACTTTTAGAATAAAACCAAATTCTATCGTAAACAAAGACGGGTTTTTGACTTTAAACACTGAAGTTTATGGAGGACCAATACTAAGCACATGGTTCGATAGACCATTGTCTGTAGCTGGTAGAGTTGTGTTGAAATCAGATAATCCTTTCAAACCTGAAATCAAACACATCAATGTAGACAAAAATTTATTGATAATTCCTAACGTTGCAATCCACATGAACAGAGATGTAAATAATGGATACAAATTCAATGCACAAAAAGATACATTACCACTTTTGGCGTTATCAGAAAAAGATTCAAAGATCTCTTTCGAAGAAATTTTGGCAAGAAATACTGGAATAAATGCAGAAGATATTTTGGATTTTGATTTATTCTTGTACGACAGACAAAAAGGGGAATTTGTCGGAGAAAACGACGAATTTTATTCAGTAGGAAGAATCGATAATTTGGGAATGGCTTTTAATTCTATTAAATCGTTGGTAGATTCAAATGTTACTAACACATTAGCATTGGCTATGGTTTTTGACAACGAAGAAATAGGCTCTTCAACAAAACAAGGCGCAGGTAGTACACTTCTAAGCGATTGTTTCAAAAAAATTGTAGAAGATAATGATAAAAACTTCTACGAAGTATTACACAATTCTTATTTGATCAGTGCAGACCAAGCTCACAGTTTGCATCCAAATTACACAGAAATGGCAGATCCTACTAACAGACCACTAATCAATAACGGCCCAGTTATAAAATACGCCGCAAACGGAGCATACACTTCAGATGCTGTTAGCTCTTCAATATTTAAAAAATTATGCTTAGATAAAAACATTCCATGCCAAGAATTCACTAACAGATCAGACAAAAGAGGAGGATCCACAATCGGACCTATCACTGTTTCTAATTTGGATATTCAATCTATTGATATTGGAAATGCAATCCTTTCAATGCACTCTGTAAGGGAATTAGGCGGATGTAAAGACAACGAATATATCTACGAATTATTCAAGTATTACTACGAATATTAA
- a CDS encoding 5'-methylthioadenosine/adenosylhomocysteine nucleosidase produces MRTIAIISALESEQEYFREQFKPIKIDKFNHYEIYVSEFEDKKIINCVCGIGKVNSAALTQRIIDMYNPDLVINCGVCGGLDKSLTFDEVILADKLKYHDINVDIFSDNIPYTDTFEADRETLQKLDEIMTQENLKHRIGLIVTGDQFISTTEKQEELFEKYHALGTEMEGCSIAHTCYLNDVKFLVIRSLSDFADDDADDEFYNDLETKTKKAAHSVVVLIKNM; encoded by the coding sequence ATGAGAACGATAGCGATTATTTCAGCATTAGAAAGCGAACAAGAGTATTTCAGAGAACAATTCAAACCAATCAAAATAGATAAGTTCAATCACTATGAAATATATGTTTCGGAATTTGAAGACAAGAAAATTATAAATTGTGTTTGTGGAATTGGAAAAGTTAACTCAGCAGCTCTAACACAAAGAATTATCGATATGTACAATCCTGATTTGGTAATAAATTGTGGTGTGTGCGGTGGATTGGACAAATCACTTACTTTTGATGAGGTAATACTTGCTGACAAATTAAAATACCACGACATAAATGTGGATATTTTTAGTGATAATATTCCATACACTGACACTTTTGAAGCTGACCGTGAAACTTTGCAAAAATTAGATGAGATTATGACGCAAGAAAATTTGAAACACAGAATTGGTCTTATTGTTACGGGAGATCAATTCATCTCAACTACTGAAAAACAAGAAGAGTTATTTGAAAAATATCACGCGTTGGGAACGGAAATGGAAGGCTGCTCCATTGCTCATACGTGTTATCTTAACGATGTGAAGTTTTTGGTCATAAGAAGTTTGTCCGACTTTGCAGATGACGATGCGGACGATGAGTTTTACAATGATTTAGAAACAAAAACAAAAAAAGCTGCACACAGTGTAGTCGTATTGATTAAAAATATGTAG
- the glmM gene encoding phosphoglucosamine mutase: protein MGKYFGTDGIRGVAGEDLTVELAYKLARAACYKLKDVDNKLIVIGKDTRISGDMLEAALISGITSMGFDVYRLGVIPTPAVAYLTRFYNACCGIVISASHNPYEFNGIKYFSNEGFKLKDSLEEEIEYLIDHQDEINVKITGEKVGRVYEEECAKDTYINYLLSRVDLDLTGVKVSLDCGFGATSEIAPIIFNRLNADVTVTNTEYDGKNINFKCGSTNPEVISNLVKISESDMGFSFDGDGDRLIACDETGEIMDGDHAICAVGHFLKENNKLKNNAVVGTVMTNIGLIKSLKEIGVDVIKTQVGDRYVLEEMRKNGYIIGGEQSGHIIFIEDNTTGDGILSAIKLAEIAIKSKQKLSEMNKLMTSFPQVLVNAKVNNEYKKVYKDDEVINQKIAELEHEFKDEGRVLIRPSGTEPLIRVMIEGENQEYLEKKAIELKDLIEERCELI from the coding sequence ATGGGAAAATATTTCGGAACTGACGGCATAAGAGGCGTTGCGGGAGAAGATTTAACTGTTGAATTAGCTTATAAACTTGCGAGAGCAGCTTGTTATAAATTAAAAGATGTAGATAATAAATTAATTGTTATAGGAAAAGATACTAGAATTTCTGGGGATATGTTGGAAGCGGCTTTGATTAGTGGAATTACTAGTATGGGTTTTGATGTGTACAGATTAGGTGTGATTCCAACACCAGCTGTGGCGTATTTGACTAGATTTTACAATGCTTGTTGCGGAATTGTAATTTCTGCAAGCCATAATCCTTACGAATTTAATGGAATAAAATATTTTTCGAATGAAGGTTTCAAATTAAAAGATAGTCTTGAAGAAGAAATCGAATATTTGATTGATCATCAAGATGAAATCAACGTGAAAATTACAGGAGAAAAAGTAGGCAGAGTTTATGAAGAAGAATGTGCAAAGGATACATATATCAATTATCTTTTGAGCAGGGTTGATTTGGATTTGACTGGTGTGAAGGTGAGCTTGGACTGTGGTTTTGGAGCGACTTCTGAAATCGCACCAATTATTTTCAATAGATTAAACGCCGATGTAACTGTTACAAATACTGAATACGATGGGAAAAACATCAACTTCAAATGCGGCTCAACAAATCCTGAAGTTATAAGTAATTTGGTAAAAATTTCTGAATCTGACATGGGATTTTCATTTGATGGCGACGGCGATAGATTGATTGCTTGTGATGAAACTGGTGAAATAATGGACGGAGACCACGCTATTTGTGCAGTTGGACATTTCTTAAAAGAAAACAACAAACTAAAAAACAATGCTGTAGTGGGAACTGTTATGACTAATATCGGTCTTATCAAAAGCTTGAAAGAAATTGGCGTAGATGTTATCAAAACACAAGTTGGGGACAGATACGTTCTTGAAGAAATGAGAAAAAATGGCTACATTATTGGAGGAGAACAATCAGGACATATTATTTTCATAGAAGATAATACTACTGGTGATGGAATATTATCGGCGATTAAATTAGCGGAAATAGCTATTAAATCAAAACAAAAACTTTCAGAAATGAACAAATTAATGACTAGTTTCCCACAAGTTTTGGTGAATGCAAAAGTCAATAACGAATACAAAAAAGTGTACAAAGATGATGAAGTTATTAATCAAAAAATAGCGGAACTCGAACATGAATTCAAAGATGAAGGCAGAGTTTTGATTAGGCCTTCGGGAACTGAGCCTTTGATTAGGGTTATGATTGAGGGAGAAAACCAAGAATATTTAGAGAAAAAAGCTATTGAATTAAAAGATTTAATAGAAGAAAGATGTGAGTTGATATGA
- a CDS encoding YbbR-like domain-containing protein produces MKDKIKNNSYLKNIDFKGFYSNNLIIKIVCLFLAIFLWSFVMENKNPVVTKDIPVVNVEYRDIDKLRENGRVIISPKTPTMSMRVEGRRNTITKMKNSEIKAFVDVKSIKVDSETLPVQVNLPQGVNVTDQSDETILVKTETVDTVKFPIRLMKVGDLPENVEIDSIKLDPKDIKVSGAKTYLNSIDYASVKIDQSNIDKDINLDLPINLSLKDDTARSYLTKSSESCKVIIDVLLKKDVEIKPVVTNIPDGLKVKKVTFSRPTIKIKGQDDIIKSHSNITTKAIDLKDFKEGENTVDVALDLPQSIVLAEGSNGRITATVVLEK; encoded by the coding sequence ATGAAAGATAAAATAAAGAATAATTCATACTTAAAAAATATTGACTTCAAAGGATTTTATTCAAACAATCTTATAATAAAAATAGTCTGTCTTTTTTTGGCGATATTTTTGTGGTCTTTTGTAATGGAAAATAAAAACCCTGTAGTAACAAAAGATATTCCAGTAGTAAATGTTGAATATCGTGACATAGATAAGTTAAGGGAAAATGGAAGAGTGATAATATCACCGAAAACTCCGACAATGTCTATGCGTGTGGAAGGAAGAAGAAACACAATAACCAAAATGAAAAATTCAGAAATAAAAGCTTTTGTCGATGTAAAATCCATAAAAGTGGATTCTGAAACATTACCTGTGCAAGTAAATCTTCCTCAAGGAGTCAACGTAACTGATCAATCTGACGAAACTATTTTAGTGAAAACAGAAACAGTCGATACGGTTAAATTCCCTATAAGATTAATGAAGGTTGGGGATTTACCAGAAAATGTGGAAATTGACTCCATAAAACTAGATCCAAAAGATATAAAAGTATCTGGAGCGAAAACATATCTTAATTCAATTGATTACGCATCAGTCAAAATCGATCAGTCAAATATTGACAAAGATATCAACTTAGATTTACCGATTAATCTAAGCTTAAAAGACGACACGGCAAGATCATACTTGACCAAATCATCTGAAAGTTGCAAAGTAATAATCGATGTATTGCTGAAAAAAGATGTCGAAATCAAACCGGTTGTGACTAATATTCCAGATGGATTGAAAGTTAAGAAAGTTACATTTAGTAGACCAACAATCAAGATAAAAGGACAAGATGATATTATAAAATCACATTCAAATATAACAACCAAAGCAATAGATTTAAAAGATTTTAAAGAGGGAGAAAACACTGTAGATGTAGCATTGGATTTACCGCAATCAATAGTCCTTGCAGAAGGCTCCAATGGAAGAATCACAGCAACAGTTGTTCTGGAAAAATAA
- the cdaA gene encoding diadenylate cyclase CdaA, protein MGMINLVFLDKFFNMINTLRFLDIIDIAIVAVCIYKLYMMIKETRAEQLVKGLVIIFIFVKISDSLKLYTVNWVLENMMTALAIMIIVVFQPELRKILETIGRSNILTKSFADIRGEKVDKCVEEIVHAVFSLSRQRIGALIIFERSTGLGDVVETGTVLNSAISSELLINIFIPNTPLHDGAVVIKNDTIKAAACFLPLSTEQSISKELGTRHRAAIGMSEKSDCLALIVSEETGGISIAEHGKINRYVDEPTLTKILTKLYNDQDSYIFNRKEIEDER, encoded by the coding sequence ATGGGAATGATTAATTTGGTTTTTTTGGATAAATTTTTTAATATGATCAATACACTAAGATTTTTGGATATCATAGATATCGCTATAGTTGCGGTCTGTATTTACAAATTATATATGATGATAAAAGAAACAAGAGCCGAACAACTTGTAAAAGGCTTAGTAATCATATTTATTTTTGTAAAAATCAGTGATTCGTTGAAATTATACACTGTAAACTGGGTTTTGGAGAACATGATGACGGCTTTGGCTATCATGATAATAGTGGTATTCCAGCCTGAACTTAGAAAAATTTTGGAAACAATAGGTAGAAGTAATATTTTGACCAAATCATTTGCGGATATCAGAGGAGAAAAAGTGGATAAGTGCGTGGAAGAAATTGTACACGCTGTATTTTCACTTTCAAGACAAAGAATCGGTGCGTTGATTATCTTCGAAAGAAGTACAGGTCTTGGAGATGTTGTAGAAACAGGCACGGTTTTAAATTCTGCGATTTCTAGCGAACTTTTGATAAATATATTCATACCTAATACTCCACTTCATGATGGCGCAGTTGTAATCAAAAATGATACTATCAAAGCGGCGGCATGTTTTTTGCCATTGTCCACAGAACAATCCATATCCAAGGAATTGGGGACAAGACACAGAGCAGCTATAGGAATGAGTGAAAAAAGTGATTGTCTGGCACTTATAGTTTCAGAAGAAACAGGTGGTATTTCAATAGCTGAACACGGCAAAATCAACAGATACGTTGATGAACCAACTCTAACAAAGATTCTGACAAAATTATACAATGATCAAGATTCTTATATTTTCAACAGAAAGGAAATAGAAGATGAAAGATAA
- a CDS encoding HPr family phosphocarrier protein, translated as MVEKKVCITNEIGLHARAASKFLNEAVKYNSNIEFIKDDKTYSGKSIISILSLSAHKGCELILRCDGEDEQLALEKLSELIEKGLDY; from the coding sequence ATGGTAGAGAAAAAGGTTTGTATAACAAATGAGATAGGACTTCACGCAAGAGCTGCATCTAAATTTTTGAATGAAGCAGTAAAATACAATTCTAATATTGAATTCATAAAAGATGATAAAACATACAGTGGCAAAAGTATTATAAGCATTTTGTCATTATCAGCGCACAAAGGATGTGAGCTTATTTTAAGGTGCGATGGTGAAGATGAACAATTAGCACTTGAAAAATTAAGCGAATTAATTGAAAAAGGGCTGGATTATTAA
- a CDS encoding rubrerythrin family protein → MKMMTQANLQSAFGGESQARNRYNIWGNKAEKDGFKNVARLFNATSDAEKIHAALHFDALKDVHGDFAVTSMAGFGIGSTSENLEGARNGEIFEATEMYPAYIEVAEMQEEKEAVRAMRFAVEAEKVHAERFGKAKEFVDGGKDLEVEEILLCPICGYIGFEKIDACPICGCKSEKFIEY, encoded by the coding sequence ATGAAAATGATGACACAAGCAAATTTACAATCAGCATTCGGAGGAGAATCTCAAGCAAGAAACAGATACAACATTTGGGGGAATAAAGCTGAAAAAGACGGTTTTAAAAATGTTGCTAGATTGTTCAACGCTACATCTGACGCTGAAAAAATCCACGCTGCATTACACTTTGATGCATTAAAAGATGTTCATGGTGATTTCGCAGTAACTAGCATGGCTGGTTTCGGAATTGGAAGCACTTCTGAAAACTTAGAAGGAGCTAGAAACGGAGAAATCTTCGAAGCAACAGAAATGTACCCAGCTTACATAGAAGTAGCTGAAATGCAAGAAGAAAAAGAAGCAGTAAGAGCTATGAGATTTGCTGTAGAAGCTGAAAAAGTTCACGCTGAAAGATTCGGAAAAGCAAAAGAATTCGTTGACGGTGGAAAAGACTTAGAAGTAGAAGAAATATTACTATGCCCAATTTGTGGATACATAGGATTTGAAAAAATCGATGCATGTCCAATTTGCGGATGTAAATCCGAAAAATTCATAGAATATTAA
- a CDS encoding rod shape-determining protein, with amino-acid sequence MNFRRKIAIDLGTASVLVYLPNKGVVLNEPSVVAMNSFNSKIISVGKDAKKILGRTPGNIVAKKPLKDGVVADFNSTEKIISYLLKKTLGKSLIRPEVLICVPSQITQVQRRAVIQASKYAGAYNTYLIEEPLAAAIGSGIDVTDARGNIVVDIGGGTTDVAVISMGGIVINKSIPVAGDEFDRRIQDFVQTKYNMIIGESTAEKVKINVGSAYPRDDGELYEIKGRNLVNGLPMHIYVSSKDISVALKKPIDKIVDTVQEVLEQTPAELAADVYERGIIMSGGGCLLKGLDKLISERIGVNARIVDGPITAVVRGTGKSLMWMDKLKEDSDSHQDLRRKVIVSRMR; translated from the coding sequence ATGAATTTTCGAAGAAAAATAGCAATAGATTTGGGAACAGCGTCTGTTCTTGTGTATTTGCCAAACAAAGGAGTCGTATTGAATGAACCCTCTGTTGTGGCGATGAATAGTTTTAATTCAAAAATAATTTCTGTTGGAAAAGACGCTAAGAAAATTTTGGGGAGAACTCCAGGAAATATTGTCGCCAAAAAGCCATTAAAAGATGGTGTGGTTGCAGATTTTAATTCAACAGAAAAAATCATTTCTTATTTACTCAAAAAAACTTTGGGCAAATCATTAATCAGACCAGAAGTTTTAATTTGCGTTCCAAGTCAAATCACACAAGTTCAAAGAAGAGCTGTCATTCAAGCTTCAAAATATGCTGGAGCTTACAACACGTATTTAATTGAAGAACCATTGGCTGCAGCAATAGGTTCGGGAATTGATGTGACAGATGCAAGGGGAAACATTGTCGTAGATATCGGTGGAGGAACTACGGATGTCGCGGTGATTTCCATGGGAGGAATTGTAATCAACAAATCAATTCCTGTTGCAGGAGATGAATTTGACAGAAGAATACAAGATTTTGTCCAAACAAAATACAACATGATTATTGGAGAATCTACTGCAGAAAAAGTTAAAATAAATGTAGGCAGCGCATATCCTAGAGATGATGGTGAATTGTACGAAATCAAAGGTAGAAACCTGGTAAATGGATTACCAATGCACATCTACGTTTCATCAAAAGATATTTCTGTTGCTTTGAAAAAACCAATCGACAAAATCGTAGACACTGTTCAAGAAGTTTTGGAACAAACACCAGCTGAATTAGCGGCAGATGTTTACGAAAGAGGAATCATCATGAGCGGCGGCGGATGTCTATTAAAAGGATTGGATAAGTTGATTTCTGAAAGAATTGGCGTGAACGCTAGAATAGTAGATGGTCCAATCACAGCAGTTGTTAGGGGAACAGGCAAATCACTAATGTGGATGGATAAATTAAAAGAAGACAGTGACTCTCATCAAGATTTGAGAAGAAAAGTAATAGTTAGTAGAATGAGATAA
- the ispF gene encoding 2-C-methyl-D-erythritol 2,4-cyclodiphosphate synthase: MRIGFGLDVHKLVEDRKLILGGVEIPHDKGLLGHSDADVLIHAIMDAICGALCLGDIGKLFPDTDMKYKDIDSRVLLRKVFEIMDDMGYEVGNIDSTISCQKPKLRDYIDTMRENIAQDLHTNTFNISVKATTTEQLGFEGRCEGITANSVCILNKKDL; this comes from the coding sequence ATGAGAATAGGTTTTGGGTTAGATGTACACAAACTTGTTGAAGATAGAAAATTGATATTAGGCGGGGTTGAAATTCCACACGATAAGGGACTTTTAGGTCACAGTGATGCAGATGTTTTGATTCACGCTATAATGGATGCTATATGTGGAGCACTTTGCTTGGGAGATATTGGCAAGTTATTTCCAGACACTGATATGAAATACAAGGACATTGATTCCAGAGTTTTGCTTAGAAAAGTTTTTGAAATTATGGATGATATGGGATATGAAGTTGGAAATATTGACTCTACGATTTCTTGCCAAAAACCAAAACTTAGAGATTACATCGACACAATGCGTGAAAATATCGCACAAGATTTGCACACTAATACATTTAATATTTCAGTCAAGGCAACTACAACAGAACAACTTGGCTTCGAAGGCAGATGCGAAGGAATCACAGCTAACAGTGTCTGCATATTGAATAAAAAAGATTTATAG
- the ispD gene encoding 2-C-methyl-D-erythritol 4-phosphate cytidylyltransferase → MDKYISAIITAAGSSQRMNKKIPKQFLKIKDKMILEMTLDVFQSIDEIKEFILVIREEDEEFVRNFIKDKNYRDIIIAIGGDTREKSTYNGLNKVNQNCDLIISHDAARPFIRREKILEAIESIGDYDGLVVSVGAKDTIKYVDDDMRVVNTPNRSHLYMAQTPQVFKYKSIKDAYKLVFDEKINVTDDSSLLEIVGKKVKIIKGDYSNIKITTQEDLLFGELIARKRENE, encoded by the coding sequence ATGGATAAATATATTTCAGCTATTATAACTGCGGCTGGATCCTCTCAAAGAATGAATAAAAAAATTCCAAAACAATTTTTGAAAATCAAAGACAAAATGATTTTGGAGATGACTTTGGATGTGTTCCAGTCAATCGACGAAATCAAAGAATTCATTCTTGTAATTAGAGAAGAAGACGAAGAATTTGTACGAAATTTTATAAAAGATAAAAACTACAGAGATATCATAATCGCTATCGGTGGCGACACAAGAGAAAAATCTACATACAATGGCTTGAATAAAGTAAATCAAAATTGTGATTTAATAATAAGCCATGATGCAGCAAGGCCATTTATTAGACGTGAGAAAATACTTGAAGCCATTGAATCTATCGGCGATTATGACGGGCTTGTGGTGAGCGTGGGAGCTAAGGATACAATAAAATACGTTGATGATGATATGAGAGTTGTGAATACTCCTAACAGATCGCATTTGTATATGGCGCAAACGCCACAAGTTTTCAAATATAAGTCTATCAAAGATGCATACAAGCTAGTATTTGACGAAAAAATAAATGTGACAGACGATTCATCTTTACTTGAAATCGTCGGTAAAAAAGTAAAAATAATTAAGGGCGATTATTCCAATATCAAAATAACTACACAAGAGGATTTGCTATTTGGAGAGTTAATTGCTAGAAAGAGAGAAAACGAATGA
- a CDS encoding PIN/TRAM domain-containing protein, translating into MFRRGMSILISIIGAILGIIFTNVIFSNFIEKSTSVIIKIVAMIIAAVVFGFIFYALAPKFISVELKLIESIEDSLKKFSLVDIIIGTIGLVVGLILAFLISQPLLKLNIPGIGTVLTVIFEIVFYIGMGFLGAKLALNYHDDFLAFFDRIKTKEKPNLKFSNKDSKVRPKIVDTSTIIDGRIIDILKTGFLEGNLIIPIFVIEELQHIADSDNYLRRQKGRRGLDILKTMQTEYKDKVKVVDKRYPNIDKVDSMLVKMSEELNANLLTNDYNLNKVADLQEVFVFNINDLANAMRPVFVAGEPINVSIIKEGRENNQGIGYLDDGTMIVVEDGKKYLGQVIECTVTSVLQTSAGKMIFAKKSDGKDQ; encoded by the coding sequence TTGTTCAGACGAGGGATGTCAATACTGATATCTATCATCGGAGCTATTTTAGGAATTATATTTACTAATGTTATTTTCAGTAATTTTATTGAAAAATCAACTAGTGTTATTATTAAGATAGTCGCTATGATAATAGCGGCAGTCGTATTTGGATTCATATTTTATGCTTTGGCTCCGAAATTCATATCGGTAGAATTAAAATTGATAGAATCTATTGAAGATTCGCTTAAAAAGTTCTCTCTGGTCGATATTATTATAGGGACAATTGGTTTGGTGGTAGGGCTGATATTAGCTTTCTTGATATCGCAACCGTTGTTAAAATTAAATATTCCAGGGATAGGAACTGTATTGACGGTTATTTTTGAAATTGTGTTTTATATTGGAATGGGATTTTTGGGAGCAAAACTTGCTCTTAATTATCACGATGATTTTCTCGCATTTTTCGATAGAATCAAAACTAAAGAAAAACCAAATCTAAAATTTTCAAACAAAGATAGCAAAGTTAGACCTAAAATCGTAGATACTTCTACTATTATCGATGGGAGAATTATCGATATATTGAAGACGGGATTTTTGGAAGGAAATTTAATAATTCCAATATTTGTTATCGAAGAACTTCAACATATCGCGGATTCTGATAATTATTTGAGAAGACAAAAAGGAAGACGTGGATTGGATATTTTAAAAACTATGCAAACTGAGTACAAGGACAAGGTTAAAGTGGTTGATAAGAGATATCCTAATATCGATAAAGTCGATTCTATGCTTGTTAAAATGTCAGAAGAATTGAACGCAAATTTACTTACGAACGATTATAATTTGAATAAGGTTGCAGACTTGCAAGAAGTTTTCGTGTTCAACATAAATGATTTGGCAAATGCTATGAGACCTGTTTTTGTAGCGGGTGAGCCGATTAATGTGTCAATCATAAAAGAAGGACGCGAAAACAATCAAGGTATAGGCTACTTAGATGATGGTACTATGATTGTAGTGGAAGATGGCAAAAAATATTTGGGACAAGTTATTGAATGTACTGTTACAAGTGTTCTTCAAACTTCTGCAGGGAAAATGATCTTTGCAAAGAAATCTGATGGGAAAGATCAGTAG
- a CDS encoding CarD family transcriptional regulator has translation MFKIGDKIVYPMHGAGIITEVQNKEVLGVKKDYYILQMPMGEMKISIPVDKINDMGIRFVAQEEIIHSLRDILKNSEVDFPSNWNKRYKENLEKLRTGDIKETAIVYKGLYELDCSKGLSMIEKKVLNTSRKMLISEIASGLNIKPSKAESMVNELIDLD, from the coding sequence ATGTTTAAAATAGGCGATAAGATTGTTTACCCTATGCACGGTGCAGGCATAATTACCGAAGTACAAAATAAAGAGGTCTTGGGAGTTAAAAAAGATTATTATATTTTGCAAATGCCAATGGGAGAAATGAAAATCTCGATACCCGTAGATAAGATAAATGATATGGGAATAAGATTTGTTGCACAAGAAGAAATCATTCATTCTTTAAGAGATATTTTAAAGAATAGTGAAGTTGATTTTCCTTCAAATTGGAATAAAAGGTACAAAGAAAATCTCGAAAAATTGAGAACGGGAGATATAAAAGAAACTGCCATTGTGTATAAGGGCTTGTATGAATTAGATTGTTCAAAAGGCCTATCCATGATTGAAAAGAAAGTACTTAATACCTCCAGAAAAATGCTTATTAGTGAAATAGCAAGTGGTTTGAATATCAAACCATCAAAAGCTGAAAGCATGGTGAACGAATTAATCGATTTAGATTAA